Proteins encoded together in one Telopea speciosissima isolate NSW1024214 ecotype Mountain lineage chromosome 6, Tspe_v1, whole genome shotgun sequence window:
- the LOC122665322 gene encoding uncharacterized protein LOC122665322 → MVAALKIFYAILIFSHLGKGFGGYCSIHSLKLTQSMTGVVMGRKLEYVVTVTNECKCEQGNIKLYCKGFQTAESIDPFLFKHDNQDSTKCILLNGEPIGEHQTTYFKYLWDKPFPFTVVHAKMTC, encoded by the exons ATGGTTGCTGCTCTCAAAATCTTTTATGCAATTCTCATATTCAGTCATCTTGGAAAGG GATTTGGTGGATATTGTTCCATTCATAGCCTTAAATTAACTCAAAGTATGACAGGAGTAGTGATGGGAAGGAAACTTGAGTATGTGGTGACTGTAACTAATGAGTGCAAATGTGAACAAGGAAATATTAAACTCTACTGCAAAGGGTTCCAGACAGCTGAGAGCATTGATCCTTTCTTGTTCAAACATGATAACCAAGATAGCACCAAATGCATCCTCCTCAATGGAGAACCCATTGGTGAACACCAAACAACTTACTTCAAATATTTATGGGATAAACCATTCCCCTTCACTGTGGTGCATGCAAAAATGACTTGCTAA